In one window of Paraflavitalea soli DNA:
- a CDS encoding DUF6603 domain-containing protein has product MSTNVDLKIGVNLEIGSIPVALAAELTTTNTATIYTFNGCVQNAVIDIGSFMSFVGQQFGLDVQLPPELNLEAIIDYVAGQVIYTSPKTGATTTELGVAAKFDLVYSNGGNTDKVTLTFYADTVMQSGSTGTNPYVVGAAIDTDLAFKNLPLVGSIPVFNEYTLKHIGFSYTNADPKTTGKPVTFNIPKVDTSANPLYTRTIGDGKEKNNYSVSTTGDQTSFSLGQGGFSLTAGLMREGSDTAENNFALPMSLPKATPTANPAPYYNNPQNTVQTSPPASPAHWINVNKTFGPVNLQKIGLNYSSGEATFGISAGMSMGGFTLDVQGLCITFPLPLPGMPAGNSVSFDIQGLGMDFSEPGLEIGGAFLKSVDPKTNITNYFGEVIVQVAEFGFKAIGGYAPAQNSNPAAFFIYANLEVPLGGPPFFYVSGLAFGFGVNYALVLPTIETLPTYLLLPNMAPPQGNAQNALTSVIKQLQDGSVIKYEPGEYWVGFGVQFTSFDMVSAFAMLTFSFGVDMQIALLGSCAIVLPEGSPDALASIQVNLVAAITPSTGLINVAGVITPSSYILGPFVKLSGGFAFYLWFAGEHKGDFVVSLGGYHPAFVKPDWYPAVPRIRVTFNLGPFQASGSAYLALTPSMFMAGMAVSATFDATVVKVWFNLGADFLIGWSPFQYEADAYVNIGCSLNVGLFTIKIHVGADLQLWGPPFGGIANVDLDILTITIKFGSDAAAPVPVTWQNLEQNFLPPPVSAKQPAPQQQKLKASRGIKAMSLAAEAPAPLTDEPATTANVSASVSVGLLGKDATSQDGETWDWLVDPDNFNIVTSTTIPANFANWSSGASTTAPIPNDPTQYNSASIDTSVHPYLELAAGTKTYSDTQVWNPDINVKPMKITDVQSVHTIALRKRANTDGKGQFSNFINNVTIDPVLGSSNTALWGDPKLSTNDANTPTLLPETLLGFNITPVPRDPDTVNNVPLIDLLFTGGEETNFSYTSAQPDTSYTLQVKEDDQAQTFNITVSGASSQVLDNSGYVLSALTQTWVSGQRNAILNDLNANGWDTYAAAEVTLTNMSSTEMLTDWPMVAVLSANNAA; this is encoded by the coding sequence ATGTCCACCAACGTAGATCTCAAAATAGGCGTCAACCTGGAAATTGGTTCTATTCCCGTGGCGCTCGCCGCCGAACTGACCACCACCAATACGGCCACCATCTATACTTTTAATGGCTGTGTACAGAACGCGGTGATCGACATCGGTTCGTTCATGAGTTTTGTAGGCCAACAGTTTGGCCTCGATGTGCAATTGCCGCCCGAGCTCAACCTCGAAGCCATCATTGATTATGTGGCAGGACAGGTGATCTATACCTCGCCCAAAACGGGAGCAACCACCACTGAACTGGGTGTAGCCGCCAAGTTCGACCTCGTATATTCCAATGGCGGCAACACGGATAAAGTAACCCTGACTTTCTATGCCGATACCGTCATGCAATCCGGCTCAACCGGCACGAACCCGTATGTGGTAGGCGCCGCCATTGATACTGATCTGGCCTTTAAGAACCTGCCGCTGGTGGGAAGTATTCCCGTATTCAATGAATATACACTGAAGCATATCGGCTTTTCCTATACCAATGCCGATCCCAAAACAACGGGCAAGCCGGTCACCTTTAATATTCCCAAGGTAGACACTTCCGCCAATCCGCTTTACACCCGCACCATTGGTGATGGTAAAGAGAAAAACAATTATTCCGTAAGCACTACAGGCGATCAAACATCCTTTTCACTAGGGCAGGGGGGCTTCTCGCTTACTGCGGGGCTCATGCGCGAGGGATCGGATACGGCAGAAAATAACTTTGCCCTGCCCATGTCCCTGCCCAAAGCAACACCCACGGCTAATCCCGCGCCCTATTATAACAATCCGCAGAATACCGTACAAACCAGTCCGCCGGCCAGTCCTGCGCACTGGATCAATGTCAACAAAACCTTTGGCCCCGTCAACCTGCAGAAGATCGGGCTCAACTATTCATCGGGCGAAGCTACATTCGGTATCTCCGCTGGTATGTCAATGGGCGGTTTTACCCTCGATGTACAAGGACTTTGCATCACCTTTCCGCTGCCATTGCCCGGTATGCCTGCCGGCAATTCCGTGAGCTTCGATATCCAGGGCCTGGGCATGGATTTTAGTGAACCAGGTTTGGAGATCGGTGGCGCTTTCCTTAAATCAGTTGATCCCAAAACAAATATTACCAACTACTTTGGAGAAGTGATCGTGCAGGTGGCTGAGTTTGGTTTCAAGGCCATCGGTGGTTACGCGCCTGCGCAAAACAGCAATCCGGCAGCCTTCTTTATTTATGCCAACCTGGAAGTGCCCCTGGGCGGTCCGCCCTTCTTCTATGTATCGGGCCTGGCTTTTGGCTTCGGGGTCAACTATGCCCTGGTACTGCCCACCATCGAAACACTGCCCACCTACCTGTTGCTGCCCAATATGGCGCCGCCGCAGGGCAATGCGCAAAATGCACTCACCAGTGTGATCAAACAATTGCAGGATGGCAGCGTGATCAAGTACGAACCCGGTGAGTATTGGGTAGGCTTTGGTGTACAGTTTACTTCCTTCGATATGGTATCTGCTTTTGCCATGCTCACTTTCTCCTTTGGAGTAGACATGCAGATAGCCCTGCTGGGTAGTTGTGCCATCGTATTGCCGGAAGGCTCACCCGATGCATTGGCCAGCATCCAGGTAAACCTGGTAGCGGCCATCACACCTTCTACCGGCCTCATCAATGTAGCAGGCGTTATTACCCCCTCTTCTTATATTTTAGGGCCTTTTGTAAAACTCAGCGGCGGCTTTGCTTTCTATCTCTGGTTTGCCGGCGAGCACAAAGGCGATTTTGTGGTGAGCCTCGGGGGTTACCATCCGGCTTTTGTAAAGCCCGACTGGTACCCGGCAGTACCGCGTATCCGTGTTACGTTCAACCTGGGGCCCTTCCAGGCTTCCGGTTCAGCTTACCTGGCCCTCACACCTTCCATGTTCATGGCCGGTATGGCCGTGTCTGCCACCTTCGATGCTACCGTGGTGAAAGTTTGGTTCAACCTCGGCGCTGATTTCCTCATCGGCTGGTCACCTTTCCAATACGAAGCCGATGCCTACGTCAATATCGGTTGCAGCCTCAACGTAGGCCTGTTTACCATCAAGATACATGTAGGCGCCGACCTGCAATTGTGGGGACCACCATTTGGCGGTATTGCCAATGTGGACCTCGACATCCTTACCATCACCATCAAGTTTGGGTCAGATGCAGCAGCGCCGGTACCCGTTACCTGGCAAAACCTGGAACAAAACTTCCTGCCACCGCCTGTAAGCGCCAAACAACCTGCACCGCAGCAACAAAAACTGAAAGCTTCCCGCGGCATCAAAGCCATGAGCCTGGCGGCTGAAGCACCTGCGCCGCTGACCGATGAGCCCGCTACCACTGCCAACGTATCGGCTTCCGTATCAGTAGGTCTCCTGGGTAAAGATGCTACCAGCCAGGATGGTGAAACCTGGGATTGGTTGGTGGATCCGGATAATTTCAACATTGTTACTTCCACTACCATCCCGGCCAATTTTGCCAACTGGTCTTCAGGCGCCAGCACTACCGCACCTATTCCCAATGATCCTACCCAGTACAACAGCGCCAGCATAGATACGAGCGTCCATCCTTATCTCGAACTGGCTGCGGGTACCAAAACTTATTCGGACACACAGGTGTGGAATCCGGATATCAATGTGAAGCCGATGAAGATCACCGACGTACAGTCGGTACATACCATTGCCCTGCGCAAACGGGCAAATACTGATGGGAAGGGCCAGTTTAGCAACTTCATCAACAATGTAACGATAGACCCTGTGCTCGGCAGCAGCAATACCGCACTTTGGGGCGATCCTAAGTTATCAACCAACGATGCCAATACGCCCACGCTGCTTCCGGAGACCTTGTTGGGCTTCAACATTACACCCGTACCGCGCGATCCTGATACGGTAAACAATGTACCGCTGATCGACCTGCTGTTTACCGGTGGTGAAGAAACCAATTTTAGTTATACGTCTGCTCAGCCCGATACCAGCTATACCCTCCAGGTGAAAGAAGACGATCAGGCGCAGACGTTTAATATCACCGTGAGTGGCGCTAGTTCACAAGTACTCGACAATAGCGGCTACGTGCTGTCGGCCCTCACACAAACCTGGGTAAGTGGTCAGCGCAATGCCATTCTGAACGACCTGAATGCCAATGGCTGGGATACCTACGCTGCTGCGGAAGTAACACTTACCAATATGAGTAGTACCGAAATGCTGACCGACTGGCCCATGGTAGCTGTACTCAGCGCCAACAATGCCGCATAA
- a CDS encoding DKNYY domain-containing protein — MKDSNIVIGFKVMRWVFRTILMILGVIPFSRCSSGYKQKDGKVTFNGKEIGGKGFIVLNESFAKNDTTVYYKERAFEYADVATFVALDEHYAKDKDKAYYCDEYREGQSYYLTKKQTIVTIDNAMPASFESIQNDYARDGRQAYYKGIAFAVKDVASLSVIEGRFLKDKYQVYFEKKPVKNADVNSFRILSSNYASDTNRIYYYGFHNDRYNGIHEVPCNRATFTLLEYPYSKDDRAVFYIYTTIKGADANSFTVIGDEFSKDKHHVYKGTKILKGAEPATFKIPPQADSLSDHF, encoded by the coding sequence GATGCGATGGGTCTTCAGGACCATATTGATGATCCTGGGTGTTATCCCCTTCTCCAGATGTAGTTCCGGGTATAAGCAAAAGGACGGGAAAGTGACTTTTAACGGTAAAGAAATTGGTGGCAAAGGATTTATAGTACTGAATGAGTCATTTGCTAAGAACGATACCACCGTTTATTATAAGGAGAGGGCCTTTGAGTATGCTGATGTGGCTACGTTTGTAGCACTGGATGAACACTATGCCAAAGACAAGGACAAAGCCTATTACTGCGACGAATACAGGGAGGGGCAAAGTTATTATCTGACAAAAAAGCAAACCATTGTGACCATCGACAATGCCATGCCGGCATCTTTTGAATCCATACAGAATGATTATGCAAGAGATGGGAGGCAGGCTTATTACAAGGGCATAGCATTTGCCGTGAAAGATGTAGCAAGCCTTTCCGTGATAGAAGGAAGGTTTTTAAAGGACAAATACCAGGTTTATTTTGAGAAGAAGCCGGTTAAGAATGCCGATGTAAATAGTTTCAGGATCCTCAGCAGTAATTACGCAAGCGACACCAATCGTATTTATTATTATGGTTTTCACAATGACAGGTACAATGGCATACATGAAGTTCCTTGTAACAGAGCCACGTTCACCTTGCTGGAATACCCTTATTCAAAAGACGATAGAGCAGTATTTTATATTTATACAACAATAAAAGGGGCCGATGCCAATAGCTTTACTGTAATAGGAGATGAATTCTCTAAAGATAAACATCATGTTTACAAAGGGACAAAAATACTCAAGGGGGCCGAGCCGGCCACTTTTAAGATCCCTCCTCAGGCAGATTCCCTGTCTGATCATTTTTGA
- a CDS encoding exonuclease/endonuclease/phosphatase family protein: MKIVSWNLKNIGQTKLSNAFAATYRAFGLGNNVLDFMMGLVMGRPRWNAVAGLTTNPADIFVVIELKTGGTGKGQGVSGTCLPTLQGIRSAMNTLVGQIYPNNNNPPYTYDYITPQIVGYHETVGILYNTKRLKVLSAQAFRDHASQKWINPRTPYGALFQVLNSTDSFQVVGIHAPPPKGANGVKYRPPIEYCVKLPGISPASMTNTFIMGDFNCNPASYYVKNIPGGTQNVFPFTGLPAYGTLVPNGTLSSVRTKPANTQPPPANYLSDAYDNIIYNAALPGAPQELVVDMIGKARDMNTFGYPLLVGTNLVALVNAYNKVSDHMPVVIEW; the protein is encoded by the coding sequence ATGAAGATCGTTTCCTGGAACCTGAAGAATATTGGGCAAACCAAACTGTCGAATGCCTTCGCTGCTACCTATAGAGCTTTCGGCCTGGGCAATAATGTGCTCGATTTTATGATGGGCCTCGTGATGGGCAGGCCACGCTGGAATGCTGTTGCAGGACTGACTACCAACCCTGCAGATATTTTTGTTGTTATTGAGTTGAAAACAGGCGGTACCGGCAAAGGCCAGGGTGTCAGTGGCACCTGTCTTCCTACCCTCCAAGGGATCAGGTCAGCCATGAATACCCTTGTTGGTCAGATATATCCCAATAATAATAACCCGCCTTATACATACGATTACATTACACCGCAGATCGTAGGCTATCATGAAACAGTCGGCATCCTCTACAATACCAAAAGACTAAAAGTATTATCGGCCCAGGCTTTCCGCGATCACGCTTCCCAAAAATGGATCAACCCACGCACGCCCTATGGCGCGTTGTTCCAGGTACTCAACAGTACCGACAGTTTCCAGGTAGTAGGCATCCATGCTCCGCCACCAAAAGGCGCCAATGGCGTCAAATACCGTCCCCCTATAGAGTATTGTGTTAAGTTGCCCGGCATCAGTCCGGCCTCCATGACCAACACCTTCATCATGGGTGATTTTAACTGTAACCCTGCTTCCTATTACGTTAAAAATATACCCGGTGGTACCCAGAACGTGTTTCCCTTTACAGGATTGCCCGCCTATGGCACGCTGGTACCCAATGGCACCCTGTCGAGTGTGCGTACCAAGCCGGCCAATACCCAGCCGCCGCCGGCCAATTACCTGAGCGATGCCTATGATAATATTATATACAACGCAGCCCTGCCCGGCGCTCCCCAGGAACTGGTAGTGGATATGATCGGTAAGGCCCGTGATATGAATACGTTTGGTTATCCCCTGCTGGTGGGCACCAACCTCGTAGCCTTGGTAAATGCTTACAACAAAGTAAGCGACCACATGCCTGTAGTGATAGAATGGTAA
- a CDS encoding class I SAM-dependent methyltransferase, with translation MQNTLTDTFGNIDIYLFDQLLKGRYDNARKVLDVGCGGGRNLFYFLRNGFEVFGVDPNPQAVQAVKELSAALAPANPLENFTVCPAEKLPYNDGTFDLVICSAVLHFAKDEQHFDSMLQSIFRVLKTGGYFFARLASDIGLETLVQPVGNGRYLLPDGSERFLVNEQTLLNYTAEMGELYEPLKTTNVQNTRCMTTWCVRKK, from the coding sequence ATGCAAAATACCCTCACGGATACCTTCGGCAATATTGACATCTACTTGTTCGACCAATTGTTAAAAGGTCGTTATGACAACGCCCGAAAAGTGTTGGACGTAGGTTGCGGTGGCGGGCGAAACCTGTTTTACTTCCTGCGCAACGGCTTCGAGGTATTTGGCGTTGATCCCAATCCACAGGCCGTACAAGCAGTTAAGGAATTATCAGCAGCCCTTGCCCCTGCTAATCCACTTGAAAACTTTACAGTATGCCCTGCTGAAAAATTGCCGTATAACGATGGCACATTTGACCTGGTTATTTGCAGCGCTGTATTACATTTTGCAAAAGATGAGCAGCATTTTGATTCCATGTTGCAGTCAATCTTCAGGGTGTTAAAAACAGGAGGATACTTCTTTGCGCGGCTGGCATCGGATATCGGGCTGGAAACATTGGTGCAGCCAGTAGGCAATGGCCGCTATTTACTACCCGATGGCTCTGAACGTTTTTTAGTAAATGAACAAACGCTGTTAAACTATACAGCAGAAATGGGAGAATTGTATGAGCCGCTAAAAACTACTAACGTACAAAATACACGTTGCATGACCACCTGGTGTGTACGTAAAAAATAG